Proteins from a single region of Weeksella virosa DSM 16922:
- a CDS encoding beta-ketoacyl-ACP synthase III translates to MNNVYITRSAKFLPNKAISNDEMEDYLGQINQLPSKARRVVLRNNGIIKRYYVVDKQQNIHYTNAELTAKAIGKLFDDQVVMQDVQVLSVGTSTPDQLLPSHASMVHGLLKNPSVELNSSSGICCSGMNALKFAYLSVLSGTAKNAVSSGSECVSPWMLSKRFDQEIENIKELDQQPIIAFRKEFLRWMLSDGAAAFLLQNKPNENAISLKIEWMQSYSYAHETEACMYAGAEKNEEGELVPWQNYSNEDWLKKSIFSIKQDVKVLDEFILVKGVESMLDALRKHQISVDDIDYFLPHISSMYFKDKLYDSFKNANFEIPFDKWFINLDKVGNVGAASIYLMVEELMNSGKLKIGDKILLSVPESGRFSYAYAYLTVV, encoded by the coding sequence TTGAACAATGTCTATATAACACGTAGCGCAAAATTTCTACCTAATAAAGCAATTTCCAATGATGAAATGGAAGATTATTTAGGGCAAATTAATCAACTTCCCTCCAAAGCAAGAAGAGTTGTTTTGAGAAATAATGGTATAATAAAAAGATATTATGTAGTCGATAAACAACAAAATATACACTACACAAATGCAGAACTAACCGCTAAAGCAATAGGAAAATTGTTTGATGATCAGGTGGTTATGCAAGATGTGCAGGTTTTGTCTGTTGGTACATCCACGCCAGATCAGTTGTTGCCATCTCACGCATCGATGGTGCATGGATTACTAAAAAATCCTTCGGTAGAATTAAACTCTTCTAGCGGCATTTGTTGTTCTGGGATGAATGCTCTGAAATTTGCTTATCTATCTGTTTTGTCTGGCACGGCCAAAAATGCAGTAAGTTCTGGATCAGAATGTGTTTCTCCATGGATGTTGAGTAAACGATTCGATCAAGAGATAGAAAACATAAAAGAACTTGATCAACAACCGATTATAGCTTTTCGTAAAGAATTTTTACGCTGGATGCTATCCGATGGAGCAGCTGCTTTTTTATTACAAAATAAACCCAATGAAAACGCTATTTCATTGAAAATAGAGTGGATGCAATCGTATTCTTATGCGCACGAAACAGAAGCTTGTATGTATGCGGGTGCAGAAAAAAACGAGGAAGGTGAATTGGTTCCATGGCAAAATTATTCTAATGAAGATTGGCTGAAAAAATCCATATTTAGTATCAAGCAAGATGTAAAAGTTTTAGATGAATTTATCCTAGTAAAAGGCGTTGAGAGTATGTTAGATGCTCTAAGAAAGCATCAGATTTCGGTAGACGATATCGATTATTTTTTACCACATATTTCATCAATGTATTTTAAGGATAAATTATACGATAGTTTCAAAAATGCCAATTTCGAGATACCATTCGATAAATGGTTTATTAATTTGGATAAAGTAGGGAATGTAGGAGCTGCATCGATTTATTTGATGGTCGAAGAACTCATGAATTCAGGGAAGTTGAAAATTGGGGATAAAATATTATTATCTGTACCAGAAAGTGGACGATTTTCTTACGCTTATGCTTATCTTACCGTTGTTTAA
- a CDS encoding beta-hydroxyacyl-ACP dehydratase, whose amino-acid sequence MSNSPIQEVSLFLPHKKPMLLVDRIIRLDLVSVETEFYISEDNFFVDENHLLETALIEHSAQSCSCVLGQEYYQKKYGIQPKSFGYISAIRTFVVYQIPTKNQTLHTSAEMISKTLLNDFILCSLKVASYTKGNLCSEGQINLIIQL is encoded by the coding sequence ATGAGCAACAGTCCGATACAAGAAGTTTCGCTTTTCTTGCCGCATAAAAAACCAATGTTATTGGTCGATCGAATTATTCGTTTAGATTTGGTTTCGGTAGAAACTGAATTTTATATTAGCGAGGATAATTTTTTTGTAGACGAAAACCACTTGTTAGAAACCGCCTTGATAGAACATTCTGCTCAAAGTTGTTCATGTGTTTTGGGACAAGAATATTATCAAAAAAAATACGGAATACAACCGAAAAGTTTTGGTTACATCAGTGCAATAAGAACATTTGTTGTTTATCAAATCCCAACCAAAAACCAAACTTTACACACCTCGGCAGAGATGATTTCTAAAACTTTGCTCAATGATTTTATTCTCTGTTCGCTGAAAGTTGCCTCGTATACAAAAGGTAATCTATGTT